The proteins below are encoded in one region of Sulfurospirillum tamanense:
- a CDS encoding DUF6988 family protein, producing MTLDEALQKAKDTKQSVLASLGGITSSSTIKDLIVVSYLALVKQHHASVILLIENNLHSSAVALSRPLLEACYRCLWVQLVADNDECEKIKTPDYDWKQTWKLAKEVDGALCGGVFHSICQRNIGVLNDFTHGGLEQISRQINYSTYIVEPTFSDEELIVLLVSSNAQLAMTLLAFALNINDKKLIEFAQKPLLEE from the coding sequence ATGACACTAGATGAAGCATTGCAAAAAGCCAAAGATACAAAACAAAGTGTTCTTGCATCTTTAGGTGGTATCACGTCAAGCTCCACAATAAAAGATTTGATTGTTGTTTCTTATTTAGCACTTGTAAAACAACATCATGCTTCAGTTATTTTACTTATCGAAAATAATCTCCATAGCTCAGCAGTTGCACTTTCTCGTCCACTGCTTGAGGCTTGCTATAGGTGCTTGTGGGTTCAGCTTGTAGCAGACAATGATGAGTGTGAGAAAATCAAGACTCCAGATTATGATTGGAAACAAACTTGGAAATTAGCTAAAGAAGTTGATGGTGCATTATGTGGAGGAGTTTTTCATAGTATTTGTCAAAGAAATATTGGAGTCTTAAATGATTTTACCCATGGAGGGCTAGAACAAATATCAAGACAAATCAATTATAGCACTTATATAGTAGAACCAACCTTTTCAGATGAAGAGCTGATAGTGCTGTTAGTTTCTTCAAATGCTCAATTAGCTATGACCCTCTTGGCTTTTGCATTAAATATCAATGATAAAAAATTAATAGAATTTGCACAAAAACCACTCCTCGAAGAATAA
- a CDS encoding sensor histidine kinase — MSYLRIRTKFILIGAIGFLTLLSLVGLAFNIGRLGIDSLDHVFQDSKNVQTLQQEFIAPLFYLRELSLSLVVAPNEDFRQEIERALEPLLGTLDAKMSAQEEVIAKEWRAYKTQLAQTRTFIHEDFEEGAFINANTGEREQFYVLASALQKAQAKQLDTSSNTYLDAKERIDNTRWTIVIISVLLSLLSLTLGWLVIRKIALSIERVKSGLLEFFEFFKHKTMTKKPIAIALDSHDELGEMARAINVEIDAAKDALKQDMEFIESATQMLQALKGGDLQKRLDAQAKTHELNALKEVINHMVDDLEHKIQQEISRRTDQEKLLIQQSKLASMGNMIGNIAHQWRQPLGELNAILMNLETRHKFNQFDGAFLEHCVKECNTITAYMSRTITDFQNFFKPSKTKEFFNVVTACKSAGGILASSLKHHNIALEWDIVKEYEVLGYPNEFSQAFLNILSNAKDALTSRLIARPKIRISISEGAQCVLIRVEDNAGGIQEEHLERVFEPYFTTKHAKQGTGIGLYMCKTIIENNMDGYLNVANTPEGACFTIKLNK, encoded by the coding sequence GTGTCGTACCTTCGCATTCGCACCAAGTTTATCCTCATTGGCGCTATCGGGTTTTTGACCCTCTTGTCCTTAGTGGGCTTGGCCTTTAACATCGGCAGGCTTGGCATTGACAGCCTTGACCACGTGTTTCAAGACTCCAAAAATGTCCAAACCCTTCAGCAAGAGTTCATCGCCCCTTTGTTTTACCTCAGAGAGCTTTCTCTCTCTCTTGTGGTTGCACCCAATGAAGATTTTCGCCAAGAAATCGAAAGGGCGCTAGAGCCTCTGCTTGGCACCTTGGATGCAAAAATGAGCGCCCAAGAAGAGGTCATCGCCAAAGAGTGGCGCGCCTACAAAACCCAACTTGCCCAAACCCGCACGTTTATCCATGAAGACTTTGAAGAGGGGGCATTTATCAACGCAAATACGGGAGAGCGCGAACAATTTTACGTGCTTGCCTCGGCCTTACAAAAAGCCCAAGCAAAACAGCTTGATACCTCTTCTAATACCTACTTAGACGCCAAAGAAAGGATTGACAACACCCGCTGGACCATTGTCATCATCTCCGTCCTTTTAAGCCTTTTGAGCCTTACTCTTGGGTGGTTGGTGATTCGCAAGATTGCCCTGAGCATTGAGCGGGTAAAGTCGGGATTGCTCGAGTTTTTTGAGTTTTTTAAACACAAAACCATGACCAAAAAACCCATCGCCATCGCCCTTGACTCCCACGATGAGTTGGGAGAAATGGCGCGGGCCATCAACGTGGAAATCGACGCGGCCAAAGACGCGCTCAAACAAGACATGGAGTTCATCGAATCTGCGACCCAAATGCTCCAAGCCCTCAAAGGCGGGGATTTGCAAAAACGCCTTGACGCACAGGCCAAAACCCATGAACTCAATGCGCTCAAAGAAGTTATCAATCACATGGTGGATGATTTGGAGCACAAAATCCAACAAGAAATCAGCCGCCGCACCGACCAAGAAAAACTCCTCATCCAACAATCAAAACTCGCCTCCATGGGAAATATGATTGGCAATATCGCCCACCAATGGCGTCAACCTCTTGGGGAGCTAAACGCCATCTTGATGAACCTAGAAACCCGCCACAAATTTAACCAATTTGACGGGGCATTTTTGGAGCATTGCGTGAAAGAGTGCAACACCATCACCGCGTACATGTCCCGCACCATCACGGACTTTCAAAACTTTTTTAAACCTTCTAAAACCAAAGAGTTTTTCAACGTGGTCACCGCGTGCAAGAGTGCGGGGGGCATCCTTGCCTCTTCCCTAAAGCACCACAACATCGCCCTAGAGTGGGACATCGTCAAAGAGTACGAAGTGCTTGGCTACCCCAATGAATTTTCCCAAGCCTTTTTAAACATCCTCTCCAACGCCAAAGACGCGCTCACCTCACGCCTCATTGCGCGGCCAAAAATCCGCATCAGCATCAGTGAAGGCGCCCAGTGCGTGCTCATCAGAGTGGAAGACAACGCAGGCGGCATCCAAGAGGAGCATTTGGAGCGGGTGTTTGAGCCTTACTTTACGACCAAACATGCCAAGCAAGGTACGGGCATCGGGCTGTACATGTGCAAAACCATCATCGAAAACAATATGGATGGCTACCTCAACGTAGCCAACACGCCCGAGGGCGCGTGCTTTACTATCAAGCTTAACAAATAG
- a CDS encoding type II toxin-antitoxin system RelE/ParE family toxin has protein sequence MKPLHNLTVKDTSVFAKAVKNLKRKFRNIDKDWLAFVDGIKTEEDLGVYLGSGVYKARISNSDKRTGKSGGYRLISYLKLLNNELYLIYIYDKSDFETLSEKEIDQLILEALD, from the coding sequence GTGAAACCGCTCCATAACCTGACTGTTAAAGACACCAGCGTTTTTGCCAAAGCTGTCAAAAATTTAAAAAGAAAGTTTCGCAATATCGACAAAGATTGGCTTGCTTTTGTTGATGGCATCAAAACAGAAGAGGATTTAGGTGTTTATTTAGGTAGTGGCGTCTACAAAGCGCGCATTTCAAATTCCGATAAACGCACTGGCAAGAGCGGTGGCTACAGGCTCATCTCCTATTTAAAGCTCCTCAACAACGAACTCTACCTTATCTACATTTACGACAAAAGTGACTTTGAAACCTTAAGCGAAAAAGAAATAGACCAACTCATTCTAGAAGCACTCGACTAG
- a CDS encoding lipocalin family protein, whose amino-acid sequence MRAMLALFLGLFLGGCAQRHPELPTVLHVNLERYAGTWYEIARYENRFEKGCIGATATYTQEGKRLRVVNRCFDAQGTQIGEAKGVAKLASPFDTAKLKVSFFRPFYGDYWVLKLADDYRYALIGEPSRKYFWILAREKALHVKDKEEILAHMKTLGYDPEKLFWTRYP is encoded by the coding sequence ATGCGCGCCATGCTTGCTCTGTTTTTGGGTCTTTTTCTAGGCGGTTGCGCCCAAAGACATCCCGAACTCCCCACGGTCTTACATGTAAACCTTGAACGCTACGCAGGCACATGGTACGAGATAGCCCGTTACGAAAACCGTTTTGAAAAAGGATGCATCGGCGCCACAGCCACCTACACCCAAGAAGGAAAGCGCTTGCGTGTGGTAAACCGCTGTTTTGACGCACAGGGCACGCAAATTGGCGAAGCCAAAGGCGTGGCGAAGCTGGCCTCACCCTTTGACACCGCCAAACTCAAAGTAAGCTTTTTTCGCCCCTTTTACGGCGACTACTGGGTACTAAAGCTAGCGGATGATTACCGCTACGCGCTCATCGGCGAACCTTCACGAAAATACTTCTGGATACTCGCCCGCGAAAAAGCCTTACATGTAAAGGACAAAGAAGAGATTTTAGCCCACATGAAAACCCTAGGCTACGACCCAGAAAAGCTTTTTTGGACGCGGTATCCGTAG
- a CDS encoding ABC transporter substrate-binding protein, with protein sequence MKRSLTLLFCLFSTLVASGYRLDDSASLALQTRHPDSHIKVFLPTMPYLYLSKLVNGTLVRSSDSSQGWEYMMAHSHRQLSPTVYDFFLVEGAVFQDGSPFDADAVLENFASMRKSPFRYSDLFSRLDRVEKISPLHVRFTLTQPYELFMFDLTMVNLYTSTYLEHYGWGFKGASTSNSMKHPGPYGLGPYILKEGFATGGEQTPVIELEANPHYYDPRLPYIQKITIYTELGTEAVLEAALEREGSLDIAPIPFNRKTEAVLSPYAKLITHPSTHNISVYFNMLKPRGVLKDKAVRIALNEAINQENLLKFVYKNEGRIAPTAATRNYASVETATQDLPTHFERAAAAPDAKERTKKRREILEGLTLKVYTLERFMFLWKGIEYQLSQYGVRLEYETTTSEKELYAQLLTNRESPKNWDILAWGNDDWCSNHPWTVFFNYRTDDVWSTIDEDAPLQGLLQEFFTLPYNSPAFVQSVGRITKRAYEEAYMLFVPSPNIVLAVNKEVSYTPSAVLLMPLWEAKITPYHWSIRQGAYPSARHLPIRPNAHLFEERP encoded by the coding sequence TTGAAACGTAGCTTAACGCTTCTTTTTTGCCTTTTTAGCACCTTGGTAGCCTCGGGCTATCGGTTGGATGATAGCGCTTCTTTGGCCCTTCAAACCCGCCATCCCGACTCACACATCAAGGTTTTTTTACCCACCATGCCCTACCTTTACCTCTCCAAACTCGTCAATGGCACCTTAGTGCGCTCCAGTGACTCTTCGCAGGGGTGGGAGTACATGATGGCCCACTCCCACCGTCAGCTCTCCCCTACGGTGTATGACTTTTTTTTGGTTGAAGGAGCGGTGTTTCAAGATGGCTCGCCCTTTGATGCGGATGCGGTGCTTGAGAACTTTGCGTCCATGCGCAAAAGCCCTTTTCGGTATTCTGATTTGTTTTCGCGTTTGGACCGTGTTGAGAAGATTTCCCCTTTACATGTAAGGTTTACGCTCACTCAGCCTTATGAACTGTTTATGTTTGATTTGACCATGGTCAACCTCTACACCAGTACCTACCTAGAACACTACGGCTGGGGATTCAAAGGCGCTTCGACGTCCAATAGCATGAAACACCCCGGACCCTACGGACTTGGGCCTTACATTCTCAAAGAAGGGTTTGCTACGGGTGGGGAGCAAACCCCCGTCATTGAACTAGAAGCCAACCCGCACTACTATGACCCGCGCTTGCCCTACATCCAAAAAATCACTATCTACACCGAACTTGGTACCGAAGCGGTCTTAGAGGCTGCGCTGGAGAGGGAGGGCAGCTTAGACATCGCACCCATTCCTTTTAACCGCAAAACCGAAGCCGTGCTTTCCCCTTACGCCAAACTCATCACCCATCCCTCAACCCACAACATTTCGGTTTATTTCAACATGCTCAAACCCCGTGGCGTGCTAAAGGACAAAGCCGTACGCATCGCGCTCAATGAGGCCATCAACCAAGAAAATCTTTTAAAGTTTGTCTACAAAAACGAAGGGCGCATCGCCCCCACTGCCGCCACACGCAACTACGCCTCGGTGGAAACAGCCACCCAAGACTTGCCCACCCACTTTGAACGCGCCGCGGCGGCGCCTGATGCGAAAGAACGCACCAAAAAACGGCGAGAGATTTTAGAAGGGCTAACCCTAAAAGTGTACACCCTTGAGCGCTTTATGTTTTTATGGAAAGGCATCGAATACCAACTGAGCCAATACGGCGTACGCCTTGAGTACGAAACCACCACCAGCGAAAAAGAGCTGTACGCCCAACTGCTCACCAACCGTGAAAGCCCAAAAAACTGGGATATTTTAGCGTGGGGGAATGATGACTGGTGCAGTAACCACCCGTGGACGGTCTTTTTTAATTACCGTACTGATGATGTGTGGTCGACCATCGACGAAGATGCGCCCCTCCAAGGGTTACTGCAAGAGTTTTTCACTCTGCCGTACAATTCCCCTGCCTTTGTCCAAAGTGTGGGACGCATCACCAAGCGAGCGTACGAGGAAGCTTACATGCTCTTTGTACCCTCACCCAACATCGTCTTAGCGGTCAATAAAGAAGTCAGTTACACCCCCTCCGCGGTGTTACTCATGCCCTTATGGGAAGCAAAAATCACCCCTTACCATTGGTCGATTCGCCAAGGCGCATACCCAAGTGCTAGGCATTTGCCCATCCGCCCTAACGCGCACCTTTTTGAAGAAAGGCCCTAA